In one Acomys russatus chromosome X, mAcoRus1.1, whole genome shotgun sequence genomic region, the following are encoded:
- the LOC127185447 gene encoding membrane progestin receptor delta-like: MTIKDQTSATDQENPIWVPVRLTRIVKKDEKDGDPAAVLNSFLCTGLSCYSRFPELESPGFSKALRTAAFACPFLFDNLPFFYRLRLCWGRAHSCGQDELSSSHAYHLLCAVLTGFLFAARLPERLAPGRFDYIGHSHQLFHICAVLGTHFQLEAVLVDMGSRRAWLATQEPTLVPIAPGCYRIDLYTSQGSSSHCTGLQVYRVSDHVPSLIALC; the protein is encoded by the exons gaccaagaaaatccaatttgggTGCCGGTGCGGCTGACCAGGATAGTGAAGAAGGACGAGAAGGATGGAGACCCTGCCGCTGTGCTCAACTCCTTCCTGTGCACCGGCCTCTCCTGCTACTCGCGGTTCCCAGAGCtggaaagccctgggttcagcaaGGCTCTCCGTACAGCCGCCTTTGCCTGCCCCTTCTTGTTTGACAACCTCCCGTTCTTCTACAGGCTGCGGCTGTGTTGGGGCAGAGCCCACAGCTGTGGGCAGGATGAGCTGAGCTCCAGCCATGCCTACCACCTCCTCTGTGCGGTTCTCACAGGCTTCCTTTTTGCAGCCCGTCTGCCAGAGCGCCTGGCACCTGGGCGCTTCGACTATATTGGCCATAGCCACCAGCTGTTCCACATCTGTGCGGTGCTGGGCACGCACTtccagctggaggcagtgctggttgatatgggctcccgcagagcctggctggccacacaggaacccaccctg GTTCCCATTGCACCAGGATGCTACAGGATAGACCTGTACACCTCCCAGGGCTCGAGTTCCCATTGCACGGGGCTTCAGGTGTACAGGGTCTCCGACCATGTGCCTTCCTTGATCGCTCTCTGCTGA